The Microbacterium sp. KUDC0406 genome includes a window with the following:
- a CDS encoding ABC transporter substrate-binding protein, whose translation MRKTKRSIAATAAVLAGVLALGGCAATADPGPDAEKNDLSSMKDEFYKATDPSKSPAAANARTDVFVSTISKPGGVFLPGFYDNGWDGNAVQPIFASLVVTDDSGEPVADLADKWEVADDGLTYTFHVRDGAKFSDGSPVTAEDVAFTLTLLNDPQYAGGVDFSDIVIKGTDEYKNGSATSLSGIEVTDPQTITITTEKKNPLALRTLGGQVISKAYYGKGYAKGKLDYLKALYGKPLGAGPYALDEYVEGQEIRYTANPNYYSGEPSIPRLIFKVVSSDSALQNFENGDIDQGGFGSDPAVLKELQGLGFASIRARVVPDIGAIWVNNKKPALADTEVRQALYYGLDRQQIVDAKYKGLGQVADVFAAPTQWSYTDEGVRKYDYDPKKAGKLLDEAGWKKGSDGVREKDGAKLKISYITTKDDDPIIPIAESTYTDLGIDFVPEVLDSNTAFDRLYNGDYDLAGFRTNGLSDPNDAVSEFGTDDPDINVTGYSNPEVTKLIKQGTSTFDQGERQKIYTELYQKLSQDPPIILIDYRKSISAWNARIDGGEKYTTGNDDAALALAQLKIAG comes from the coding sequence ATGAGAAAGACGAAGAGATCGATCGCCGCCACCGCGGCAGTACTGGCGGGAGTCCTCGCCCTCGGCGGGTGCGCGGCCACCGCCGACCCCGGCCCCGACGCCGAGAAGAACGACCTCAGCTCCATGAAGGACGAGTTCTACAAGGCCACGGATCCCAGTAAGAGCCCGGCTGCCGCGAACGCCCGCACCGACGTCTTCGTCAGCACCATCAGCAAGCCCGGCGGCGTCTTCCTGCCCGGGTTCTACGACAACGGCTGGGACGGCAACGCCGTGCAGCCGATCTTCGCCTCGCTCGTCGTCACCGACGACTCCGGCGAGCCCGTCGCCGACCTCGCCGACAAGTGGGAGGTCGCCGACGACGGCCTGACGTACACGTTCCACGTGCGCGACGGCGCGAAGTTCAGTGACGGCTCGCCGGTCACGGCCGAGGACGTGGCCTTCACCCTGACGCTGCTGAACGACCCGCAGTACGCCGGCGGTGTCGACTTCAGCGACATCGTGATCAAGGGCACCGACGAGTACAAGAACGGCTCCGCGACCTCGCTCTCCGGCATCGAGGTCACCGACCCTCAGACCATCACCATCACCACCGAGAAGAAGAACCCGCTCGCGCTCCGCACGCTCGGCGGCCAGGTGATCTCGAAGGCCTACTACGGCAAGGGCTACGCCAAGGGCAAGCTCGACTATCTGAAGGCCCTCTACGGCAAGCCGCTCGGCGCCGGTCCCTACGCCCTCGACGAGTACGTCGAGGGACAGGAGATCCGCTACACCGCCAACCCGAACTACTACTCGGGCGAGCCGTCGATCCCGCGCCTGATCTTCAAGGTCGTCTCGAGCGACTCCGCACTGCAGAACTTCGAGAACGGCGACATCGACCAGGGCGGCTTCGGCAGCGACCCGGCCGTGCTCAAGGAGCTGCAGGGTCTCGGCTTCGCCAGCATCCGCGCCCGCGTCGTACCCGACATCGGTGCGATCTGGGTGAACAACAAGAAGCCGGCGCTCGCCGACACCGAGGTGCGCCAGGCCCTGTACTACGGCCTGGACCGCCAGCAGATCGTCGATGCCAAGTACAAGGGTCTCGGACAGGTCGCCGACGTGTTCGCCGCGCCCACGCAGTGGTCCTACACGGACGAGGGCGTGAGGAAGTACGACTACGACCCGAAGAAGGCCGGCAAGCTGCTCGACGAGGCCGGCTGGAAGAAGGGCTCCGACGGCGTCCGCGAGAAGGACGGCGCCAAGCTGAAGATCTCGTACATCACCACCAAGGACGACGACCCGATCATCCCGATCGCGGAGAGCACGTACACCGATCTCGGCATCGACTTCGTGCCCGAGGTGCTGGACTCGAACACCGCGTTCGACCGTCTGTACAACGGCGACTACGACCTGGCCGGGTTCCGCACCAACGGGCTGTCCGACCCCAACGACGCCGTCAGCGAGTTCGGCACCGACGACCCGGACATCAACGTGACCGGGTACTCGAACCCCGAGGTCACCAAGCTCATCAAGCAGGGCACGTCCACGTTCGACCAGGGCGAGCGGCAGAAGATCTACACCGAGCTGTACCAGAAGCTCAGCCAGGATCCGCCGATCATCCTGATCGACTACCGCAAGTCGATCTCGGCGTGGAACGCCCGGATCGACGGTGGCGAGAAGTACACCACCGGCAACGACGACGCCGCGCTCGCGCTCGCGCAGCTGAAGATCGCGGGCTAG
- a CDS encoding HAD family hydrolase yields MLAHLTLRAAIFDLDGTLLDHLTAQESAVVGFAADLGIVDSGVVARWEEIADRHYARYQRREIGFEDQRRERVREFLGRELTDGEASEIFATYGTRYVAGLQRFDDAVPALRRAKDAGLIVALLTNGDAVQQHGKIDRFGLRPHLDVIVCSSELHAGKPDPRAYSGALERIGVDASEAVMIGDSLEADVRGALDAGLHAVHLARTGERMPDVTGIRSLDELVFAV; encoded by the coding sequence ATGCTCGCCCACCTCACGCTGCGCGCCGCGATCTTCGACCTCGACGGCACCCTGCTCGACCACCTCACGGCCCAGGAATCGGCCGTGGTAGGTTTCGCCGCCGATCTCGGAATCGTTGACAGCGGTGTCGTCGCACGGTGGGAAGAGATCGCCGACCGTCACTACGCGCGATACCAGCGTCGAGAGATCGGATTCGAGGACCAGCGGCGTGAGCGGGTGCGCGAGTTCCTCGGCAGGGAACTGACGGATGGGGAGGCGTCCGAGATCTTCGCCACGTACGGCACCAGATATGTGGCCGGACTGCAGCGGTTCGACGACGCCGTGCCCGCACTGCGCCGGGCGAAGGATGCGGGGCTGATCGTGGCGCTGCTCACCAACGGCGACGCCGTCCAGCAGCACGGGAAGATCGACCGCTTCGGTCTCCGGCCGCACCTCGACGTGATCGTGTGCTCCTCCGAGCTGCACGCAGGCAAGCCCGACCCGCGTGCTTACTCCGGGGCCCTCGAGCGGATCGGTGTCGACGCTTCCGAAGCCGTCATGATCGGCGACTCTCTCGAGGCCGACGTTCGCGGCGCGCTCGACGCGGGGCTGCACGCGGTGCACCTCGCGCGCACAGGAGAGCGGATGCCCGATGTCACCGGCATCCGCTCCCTCGACGAACTCGTGTTCGCGGTCTGA
- a CDS encoding FAD-dependent oxidoreductase has protein sequence MRVIIAGGVAGGMSAATRLRRLDESAEIVVIEQGDHVSFANCGLPYYVGGVIADRRSLLLQTPESLRARFDLDVRTGHEVVSIDRDARTVAVREVRTGMVSDEPYDHLILATGAAPVDVFDAAGGPAVATLRTIDDVDRITAELDALPAGASGSAVVAGGGFIGLEAVDNLVRRGLDVTLVQHGPHPLSPLDPEMAALVVDELRAHGVDLRTRTSVNSIDADGVHLDDGGTIAADIVIDARGVRPAASLLRTAGLEPGVTGGIPVDGHQRTADPRILAVGDAAEKLDAVSGQPTLVTMAGLANRHGRIAADVIAAEEGLFDRMPDESEPSLGVAIIGVFDLAVAMVGWSERRLIDEGRPHRVIHAHPTDHAGYYPGAERLTMKLLVDPCTDLILGAQVIGRHGADRRIDVIATAMQAGLTASRLSRLELAYAPQYGSAKDAVNMLGYIADNNATGLTPSIQWHELYEALASGATLIDVRSAAENDAGSIPGSVHIPVDDLRTADLPEGDLIVHCQVGQRGHTAARLLAQRGRRVRNLDGGYLTWSAGVRMTTKEFA, from the coding sequence ATGCGGGTGATCATCGCGGGCGGCGTCGCGGGCGGGATGTCTGCGGCCACGCGACTGCGGCGACTCGACGAGAGTGCCGAGATCGTCGTCATCGAGCAGGGCGACCACGTCAGCTTCGCGAACTGCGGGCTGCCGTACTACGTCGGCGGCGTGATCGCCGACAGGCGATCGCTGCTGCTGCAGACGCCCGAATCGCTGCGCGCGCGCTTCGACCTCGACGTGCGCACAGGACACGAGGTCGTCTCGATCGACCGGGACGCCCGCACCGTCGCCGTGCGGGAGGTGCGAACCGGCATGGTCTCGGACGAGCCCTACGACCACCTGATCCTCGCCACGGGCGCGGCGCCCGTCGACGTGTTCGATGCTGCCGGAGGTCCCGCGGTCGCCACGTTGCGCACGATCGACGACGTCGACCGCATCACCGCAGAGCTCGACGCGCTGCCCGCCGGCGCATCCGGTTCAGCCGTGGTCGCCGGCGGCGGATTCATCGGTCTCGAGGCCGTCGACAACCTGGTGCGTCGCGGACTCGACGTCACCCTCGTGCAGCACGGCCCGCACCCGCTCAGTCCACTCGACCCCGAGATGGCCGCCCTCGTCGTCGACGAGCTGCGCGCGCACGGCGTCGACCTGCGCACCCGCACCTCCGTGAACTCGATCGATGCCGATGGCGTGCACCTCGACGACGGCGGCACGATCGCCGCCGACATCGTCATCGACGCCCGCGGAGTGCGCCCGGCAGCATCTCTGCTGCGCACCGCCGGACTCGAGCCGGGCGTCACCGGGGGCATACCCGTCGACGGGCACCAGCGCACCGCAGACCCCCGCATCCTCGCGGTCGGCGACGCCGCCGAGAAGCTCGACGCCGTCTCGGGCCAGCCCACGCTGGTCACGATGGCCGGTCTGGCGAACCGGCACGGTCGCATCGCCGCCGACGTGATCGCGGCCGAAGAAGGGCTGTTCGACCGGATGCCGGACGAGAGCGAGCCGTCCCTCGGCGTCGCGATCATCGGCGTCTTCGACCTCGCCGTGGCGATGGTGGGCTGGAGCGAGCGCCGCCTGATCGATGAGGGACGCCCGCACCGCGTCATCCACGCGCACCCGACCGACCACGCCGGGTACTACCCGGGTGCGGAGCGGCTGACGATGAAGCTGCTGGTGGACCCGTGCACCGACCTCATCCTCGGCGCGCAGGTGATCGGCCGACACGGCGCCGACCGCCGGATCGACGTGATCGCGACCGCCATGCAGGCGGGACTGACCGCGTCACGGCTGAGCCGCCTCGAACTCGCCTACGCACCGCAGTACGGCTCGGCGAAGGACGCGGTGAACATGCTCGGCTACATCGCCGACAACAACGCCACCGGGTTGACCCCGTCGATCCAGTGGCACGAGCTCTACGAGGCGCTGGCATCCGGCGCGACCCTGATCGACGTGCGATCCGCCGCCGAGAACGACGCCGGATCGATCCCCGGCAGCGTGCACATTCCGGTCGATGACCTGCGCACGGCGGATCTGCCCGAGGGCGACCTGATCGTGCACTGCCAGGTCGGCCAGCGCGGTCACACTGCCGCGCGACTGCTCGCGCAGCGCGGTCGCCGGGTGCGCAACCTCGACGGCGGCTACCTCACCTGGAGCGCCGGAGTACGGATGACGACGAAGGAGTTCGCATGA
- a CDS encoding metal-sensitive transcriptional regulator — translation MTAMDPTDDDVKAAMNRLKRARGQLTGVIDAMESGADCRDVVIQLAAVGKAIDRAGFAVISTALRRCVAEADGADADAPDLAELEKLFLTLA, via the coding sequence ATGACGGCGATGGATCCCACCGATGACGACGTGAAGGCGGCCATGAACCGGCTCAAGCGCGCCCGCGGCCAGCTGACCGGTGTCATCGACGCCATGGAGTCGGGCGCGGACTGCCGCGACGTCGTCATCCAGCTCGCCGCGGTCGGCAAGGCGATCGACCGCGCCGGCTTCGCGGTGATCAGCACCGCGCTGCGCAGATGCGTGGCGGAGGCCGACGGCGCCGACGCGGATGCCCCGGACCTCGCCGAGTTGGAGAAGCTCTTCCTCACCCTGGCGTGA
- a CDS encoding DNA-3-methyladenine glycosylase family protein, producing MTLTADAGAARTTAPREATYSPGHPLDLMRTLGVLRRGAGDPTITVDGHVVWIGLRTDAGLATLALRAAHGEVHASAWGPGAAEALDAVPRLCGADDDSSGFDASQHPLVEAAAQRHPGMRLTRTDRVFEALAGSIIEQKVTGMQAFGAWRQLVSRFGERAPGPTPRAMFVPPSAQGWRRIPSWAWQRAAVQPQQSRALVRAAQRGDRIEQAVHRAEDGAARERVLTSLPGVGPWTSAETRQRALGDPDAVSVGDYHLAHEIGFALTGSRTDDDGMLELLSPWTGQRHRTVRLILASGVAEPRRGPRLAPEDHRRR from the coding sequence ATGACCCTGACTGCGGATGCCGGCGCTGCGCGCACGACGGCACCGCGGGAGGCCACGTACTCGCCGGGGCATCCGCTCGACCTGATGCGCACGCTCGGCGTGCTGCGCCGCGGCGCGGGCGATCCGACGATCACCGTCGACGGTCACGTCGTCTGGATCGGGCTGCGGACGGATGCCGGGCTCGCGACGCTCGCGCTGCGCGCGGCGCACGGTGAGGTGCACGCGTCCGCGTGGGGACCGGGCGCCGCCGAGGCGCTCGATGCCGTGCCGCGGCTGTGCGGCGCAGACGACGATTCCTCCGGGTTCGACGCGTCACAGCATCCGCTCGTCGAAGCTGCGGCCCAGCGCCATCCCGGCATGCGGCTGACCCGCACCGACCGGGTGTTCGAAGCGCTCGCGGGCTCGATCATCGAGCAGAAGGTCACCGGCATGCAGGCGTTCGGCGCGTGGCGGCAGCTCGTCTCGCGCTTCGGCGAGCGCGCTCCCGGACCGACTCCGCGGGCGATGTTCGTCCCGCCGAGCGCGCAGGGCTGGCGGCGCATCCCGTCCTGGGCCTGGCAGCGGGCGGCCGTGCAGCCGCAGCAGTCCCGCGCGCTGGTCCGCGCCGCGCAGCGCGGTGACCGCATCGAGCAGGCCGTGCACCGGGCAGAAGACGGCGCCGCGCGCGAACGCGTGCTGACCAGCCTGCCCGGCGTCGGTCCGTGGACCTCTGCCGAGACCCGCCAGCGCGCGCTCGGCGACCCCGATGCCGTGAGCGTCGGCGACTATCACCTCGCCCATGAGATCGGGTTCGCGCTCACCGGCTCCCGCACCGACGACGACGGGATGCTCGAGCTGCTCTCGCCGTGGACGGGGCAGCGTCATCGGACCGTGCGGCTCATCCTCGCCAGCGGCGTGGCCGAGCCCCGCCGCGGTCCTCGGCTCGCGCCCGAGGACCACCGCCGGCGCTAG
- a CDS encoding winged helix-turn-helix domain-containing protein, with translation MSNTALLERPVTAPVRVVSPSDAAADLPSVRSPRGFALYVGLDEIKAAEAGVSLPVLVDALRRTLAELAPGAETHATVALAPHGSGGRDLDVVRLALQEPGAIARSKAAVEEDKDEELGVVVDISRKRVLIDGESAAFTYKEFELLQYLVLREGRTIERSELVSALWQASDEEAAPGERTIDVHVRRLRAKLGRYEDIVRTVRGVGYRFDRHADVVIRYGHGTPSPDRF, from the coding sequence ATGTCGAACACCGCCCTTCTCGAGCGTCCCGTCACCGCCCCCGTCCGCGTCGTGTCCCCCTCGGATGCCGCCGCCGACCTGCCCTCCGTGCGATCACCGCGCGGCTTCGCGCTGTACGTCGGCCTCGACGAGATCAAGGCCGCCGAAGCCGGCGTGAGCCTTCCTGTTCTCGTCGACGCTCTTCGCCGCACGCTCGCCGAGCTCGCCCCCGGCGCCGAGACCCACGCCACCGTCGCCCTCGCCCCGCACGGTTCCGGCGGACGCGACCTCGACGTCGTCCGTCTCGCCCTGCAGGAGCCCGGCGCCATCGCCCGTTCCAAGGCCGCCGTGGAGGAGGACAAGGACGAGGAGCTCGGCGTCGTCGTCGACATCTCGCGCAAGCGGGTGCTCATCGACGGCGAGTCCGCCGCCTTCACCTACAAGGAGTTCGAACTCCTGCAGTACCTGGTGCTGCGCGAGGGCCGCACCATCGAGCGCTCCGAGCTGGTCTCGGCGCTGTGGCAGGCCAGCGACGAGGAAGCCGCCCCCGGCGAGCGCACGATCGACGTGCACGTGCGCCGGCTGCGCGCCAAGCTCGGCCGCTACGAGGACATCGTGCGCACGGTGCGCGGGGTGGGCTACCGGTTCGACCGGCACGCCGACGTCGTGATCCGCTACGGCCACGGCACCCCCTCGCCCGACCGCTTCTGA
- a CDS encoding siderophore-interacting protein — MTIPIVKSPGFRLERHGLDLRFRSVTLVERERIAPDYVRVRLGGSDLAGFDSPGCDDHMRLFFPTGPVSSVEELRAAPSREYTPLAWGEDWLEVEFAVHGDEGVAAPWADSAPLGSMIGVGGPRGSQLIEGTPDSWMLVGDETAIPAVRRFARALPAEAPGRIVIEVKSAADEVWIDAPVAVEWLHRDDAPAASALIAFLGGLGAAARPGADPFVFIAAEQTVVKPGRALLDRWDIPSGQAIVKGYWKRGEAEYHAPH, encoded by the coding sequence ATGACCATCCCGATCGTCAAATCACCTGGATTCCGGCTCGAACGCCACGGCCTCGACCTGCGATTCCGTTCCGTCACGCTGGTCGAACGGGAACGGATCGCCCCCGACTATGTTCGGGTGCGACTCGGCGGCAGCGATCTGGCGGGCTTCGACTCCCCCGGCTGCGACGACCACATGCGGCTGTTCTTCCCGACCGGCCCGGTGTCCTCCGTCGAGGAGCTGCGCGCGGCGCCGAGCCGGGAATACACGCCGCTGGCCTGGGGCGAGGACTGGCTCGAGGTCGAGTTCGCCGTGCACGGCGATGAAGGCGTGGCCGCGCCGTGGGCGGACAGTGCCCCGCTCGGCTCGATGATCGGCGTCGGCGGCCCGCGCGGCTCGCAGCTCATCGAGGGCACGCCGGATTCCTGGATGCTGGTCGGCGATGAGACGGCGATCCCCGCCGTCCGGCGGTTCGCCCGCGCGCTTCCCGCCGAAGCGCCGGGCCGCATCGTCATCGAGGTGAAGTCGGCGGCCGACGAAGTCTGGATCGACGCCCCCGTCGCCGTCGAGTGGCTGCACCGTGACGATGCTCCGGCCGCCTCGGCCCTCATCGCGTTCCTCGGCGGGCTGGGTGCTGCGGCTCGCCCGGGTGCCGACCCGTTCGTGTTCATCGCCGCCGAGCAGACCGTCGTCAAGCCGGGTCGCGCCCTGCTGGACCGCTGGGACATCCCCTCCGGGCAGGCGATCGTGAAGGGCTACTGGAAGCGCGGCGAGGCCGAGTACCACGCCCCGCACTGA
- a CDS encoding MFS transporter encodes MTRTKTLGALATVVGFLAFVEFTSGVIQGYYTPMLSDIARHLGIHDADVNWLEGAQLMLSALVVPAFAKLGDMVGHKRMLLISTALTAAAALVLPFTDSFVVFLAGWALMGFYTVWLPLEIALIWSRSRRMDARSGITARAAGLLVAALETGAIIGALVGGALIDALPLMVVLLVPALMVVLCFFVILFGVKESPEPTGGIFDTVGLVLISLALVAFTGGLGLLRLDGGLVNPWSWAVVLLGLVLVVPFVLWELRHDDPIIDVRMFRSPALGPVFLTAGLFGVSVLGAQAPLSTFARTDPTVYGYGLGTTGFATSLLIGVYLIAMIVGALLFPLVARRLTPRVTLIGASVLVGVGFLLFLPLHATYVQVVTNMVVVGLGSGALVAALPAAAASAAPATQTGVATGLTNSVKTVGGAIASCVFGIALLHGVSGAAVEGTAGSFAGYVTVWVVCGATALAAAVILCFVPKHAFTDRAVTEASEPVLS; translated from the coding sequence ATGACGCGCACGAAGACCCTGGGCGCGCTTGCGACCGTGGTCGGCTTCCTGGCTTTCGTCGAGTTCACCAGCGGCGTCATCCAGGGCTATTACACGCCGATGCTGTCGGACATCGCCCGGCACCTGGGCATCCACGACGCCGACGTGAACTGGCTGGAGGGCGCGCAGCTGATGCTGTCGGCCCTCGTCGTCCCCGCCTTCGCGAAGCTCGGCGACATGGTCGGCCACAAGCGGATGCTGCTGATCTCGACCGCGCTCACCGCGGCAGCCGCACTGGTACTGCCGTTCACCGACTCGTTCGTGGTGTTCCTCGCGGGCTGGGCGCTGATGGGGTTCTACACGGTGTGGCTGCCGCTCGAGATCGCGCTGATCTGGTCGCGCTCGCGGCGGATGGATGCCCGTTCCGGGATCACCGCGCGAGCTGCGGGACTGCTCGTCGCCGCGCTCGAGACCGGGGCGATCATCGGCGCCCTGGTCGGCGGCGCGCTCATCGACGCGCTGCCTCTCATGGTGGTGCTGCTCGTGCCGGCGCTGATGGTGGTGCTGTGCTTCTTCGTGATCCTGTTCGGGGTCAAGGAGTCGCCCGAGCCGACCGGCGGCATCTTCGACACGGTCGGCCTGGTGCTGATCTCGCTCGCGCTGGTGGCGTTCACCGGCGGCCTCGGGCTGCTGCGCCTGGACGGCGGTCTGGTGAACCCATGGTCGTGGGCCGTCGTGCTGCTCGGCCTGGTGCTTGTGGTGCCGTTCGTGCTCTGGGAGCTGCGGCACGACGACCCGATCATCGACGTGCGGATGTTCCGCTCTCCGGCGCTCGGTCCGGTGTTCCTCACCGCCGGGCTGTTCGGTGTGAGCGTACTCGGCGCCCAGGCGCCGCTGTCGACCTTCGCCCGCACCGATCCGACGGTGTACGGGTACGGTCTGGGCACGACCGGCTTCGCGACCTCGCTGCTGATCGGCGTCTACCTGATCGCGATGATCGTCGGCGCGCTGCTGTTCCCGCTCGTCGCGCGCCGGCTCACACCGCGCGTCACCCTGATCGGCGCCTCGGTGCTGGTGGGCGTCGGGTTCCTGCTGTTCCTGCCGCTGCACGCCACGTACGTGCAGGTCGTGACCAACATGGTCGTGGTGGGTCTCGGCTCCGGCGCCCTCGTCGCCGCGCTTCCCGCGGCGGCGGCATCCGCCGCCCCGGCGACCCAGACCGGCGTCGCCACCGGCCTGACAAACTCGGTGAAGACTGTGGGCGGTGCGATCGCCTCGTGCGTGTTCGGCATCGCGCTGCTGCACGGCGTCTCAGGCGCCGCGGTCGAGGGCACCGCCGGATCCTTCGCCGGCTACGTGACGGTGTGGGTGGTGTGCGGTGCCACCGCGCTCGCCGCGGCCGTGATCCTGTGCTTCGTGCCGAAGCACGCCTTCACCGACCGCGCCGTGACCGAGGCATCCGAGCCTGTCCTGAGCTGA
- a CDS encoding VOC family protein, giving the protein MPVLDHLGVTVVDLPRGIAQFGAVLTALGFEYEGQIKQSAAWYKDDETEIIVFGPRDADDADPHLHGRPGWQHLAFAVDSREEVERMHRVAVDAGWSVVREPKLYPRFNDRYYASFVEDDSGIRIEFMHNPPRES; this is encoded by the coding sequence ATGCCTGTTCTCGATCACCTCGGCGTGACCGTCGTCGACCTCCCCCGCGGCATCGCCCAGTTCGGCGCCGTGCTCACCGCTCTCGGCTTCGAGTACGAGGGGCAGATCAAGCAGTCCGCCGCCTGGTACAAGGATGACGAGACCGAGATCATCGTGTTCGGCCCTCGTGATGCCGACGACGCCGATCCCCACCTGCACGGGCGACCCGGCTGGCAGCATCTCGCCTTCGCCGTCGACTCGCGCGAGGAGGTCGAGCGGATGCATCGTGTCGCGGTCGACGCCGGCTGGAGCGTCGTGCGGGAGCCGAAGCTCTATCCCCGGTTCAACGACCGCTACTACGCGTCGTTCGTCGAGGACGACAGCGGCATCCGCATCGAGTTCATGCACAACCCGCCGCGGGAGTCCTGA
- a CDS encoding VOC family protein — translation MAVLNPYLSFRDNAREAMTFYQSVLGGKLDLVEFSSFPQMPQDPGDADKIMHSWLATEDGMVLAGSDTPKGMEYQEPQGISVSVSTTDDDRAQAIWDGLADGGAVDIPFDSAPWGGRFGMVTDRFGISWMLSVDAAE, via the coding sequence ATGGCCGTTCTCAATCCGTATCTCTCGTTCCGCGACAATGCCCGCGAAGCGATGACGTTCTACCAGTCGGTGCTCGGCGGCAAGCTCGACCTGGTCGAGTTCTCGTCGTTCCCGCAGATGCCGCAGGACCCGGGCGACGCGGACAAGATCATGCACTCCTGGCTCGCGACCGAGGACGGCATGGTGCTCGCCGGCTCCGACACTCCGAAGGGAATGGAGTACCAGGAGCCGCAGGGCATCTCCGTCTCGGTCAGCACGACCGACGACGATCGGGCACAGGCGATCTGGGACGGGCTCGCCGATGGAGGCGCCGTCGACATACCGTTCGACAGCGCGCCGTGGGGCGGCCGGTTCGGCATGGTCACCGACCGGTTCGGCATCTCCTGGATGCTCTCGGTCGACGCGGCGGAGTGA
- a CDS encoding M20/M25/M40 family metallo-hydrolase codes for MAGRRRGWRRGRRPVAVRPRQRRDDRRGEKGIATIELSARGDGGHASTPPPVTAVRRVARAVDRLGPSTFRARTPKAVSRMLDQLSGRAKGPARLLLRALAAAPWLTARVFAALGGEPAALVRTTVAATMQSGGTAANVIPSQASATLNLRIALGETTAQAAERVRRRVADKLVSVRIVDASEPSPESRTDSPAFGLLERALAVSHPGIPAVPYVMMAATDSRHFHRFSPSVFRFAPLEMSSAQRAAIHGVDESVEIAALERGERFHSALIEGLQ; via the coding sequence GTGGCTGGTCGTCGACGAGGGTGGCGCCGTGGTCGACGCCCCGTTGCCGTTCGTCCCCGGCAGCGCCGCGATGATCGGCGTGGAGAGAAGGGCATCGCCACGATCGAGCTGTCCGCCCGCGGAGACGGCGGCCATGCATCCACGCCGCCCCCGGTCACGGCGGTGCGCCGGGTCGCGCGGGCGGTCGACCGGCTCGGCCCGTCGACGTTCCGCGCGCGCACGCCGAAGGCGGTGAGCCGGATGCTCGATCAGCTCTCCGGCCGGGCGAAGGGCCCCGCACGCCTCCTGCTTCGCGCCCTGGCCGCCGCCCCGTGGCTCACCGCTCGCGTGTTCGCGGCGCTCGGCGGCGAGCCCGCCGCCCTCGTGCGCACCACGGTCGCCGCGACCATGCAGTCCGGCGGCACCGCCGCGAACGTCATCCCGTCGCAGGCGTCCGCGACGCTCAACCTGCGCATCGCCCTCGGCGAGACGACGGCGCAGGCGGCGGAGCGGGTGCGCCGCCGCGTCGCCGACAAGCTGGTCTCGGTGCGCATCGTCGACGCGAGCGAGCCCTCACCGGAATCGCGCACCGACAGCCCCGCTTTCGGTCTGCTCGAGCGGGCGCTCGCGGTGTCGCATCCGGGCATCCCCGCCGTCCCGTACGTGATGATGGCGGCGACCGACTCGCGGCACTTCCACCGGTTCTCGCCCTCGGTGTTCCGGTTCGCGCCGCTGGAGATGTCGAGCGCGCAGCGCGCGGCGATCCACGGCGTCGACGAGAGCGTCGAGATCGCCGCTCTCGAACGGGGGGAGCGATTCCACAGCGCGCTCATCGAGGGGTTACAGTAG
- a CDS encoding VOC family protein, with the protein MLDDVGGVRKTVGMATFDHLGLSVADVPQASDQLDPVLSALGYTRAYNAPDHAYWRQTDEPEILLYPAREEGQHVHGRVGWQHMAFEVGSRDEVDRLHWIAMEAGWTAVREPKEYPRFTERYYASFVEDANGIRFEFMHNPPRQG; encoded by the coding sequence GTGCTCGACGATGTCGGCGGCGTCCGCAAGACTGTCGGCATGGCGACCTTCGATCATCTCGGCCTGTCCGTCGCGGACGTGCCGCAGGCATCCGACCAGCTCGATCCGGTTCTGAGCGCACTCGGCTACACGCGGGCCTACAACGCACCCGACCACGCCTACTGGCGGCAGACGGACGAGCCCGAGATCCTGCTGTACCCCGCCCGCGAAGAGGGGCAGCACGTGCACGGCCGCGTCGGCTGGCAGCACATGGCGTTCGAGGTCGGCTCCCGCGACGAGGTCGACCGGCTGCACTGGATCGCGATGGAGGCCGGATGGACGGCGGTGCGCGAGCCCAAGGAGTACCCTCGGTTCACCGAGCGGTACTACGCGTCGTTCGTCGAGGACGCCAACGGCATCCGCTTCGAGTTCATGCACAACCCGCCGCGCCAGGGCTGA